From a single Botrytis cinerea B05.10 chromosome 4, complete sequence genomic region:
- the Bcglr1 gene encoding Bcglr1, whose product MQRFTFLARASSKTANTRLTSLSRQFSATSFSMAPIPKECDFLVIGGGSGGLATARKASGVYGVKTIAVESKRLGGTCVNVGCVPKKVTFNAAAIAEAIHESKAYGFSVETTAPFNWSYFKNKRDAYIKRLNGIYERNLGNDKVEYIHGYASLTGKNEAEVTLDDGTKQIIKAKKILLAVGGRPTVPKGIPGAEYGVDSDGFFDIERQPKKVALVGAGYIAVEFAGMFNALGTETHLFIRHDKFLRSFDPMVQEAITNEYERLGVKLHKNSSQSKIEKDEKTGKLTIHYEDSNGKGVLEDVDDLIWGIGRSPEVERLGLDKAGVKQNERGQIIADEYQNTNVESIYSLGDVVGKVELTPVAIAAGRKLADRLFGGPQFKDSKLDYDNVPSVVFAHPEVGSIGLTEPEAIERYGKENIKCYNTSFTAMYYAMMEPEDKAPTKYKLVCKLPEEKVVGLHILGLGSGEMLQGFGVAIKMGATKKDFDSCVAIHPTSAEELVTMK is encoded by the exons ATGCAAAGATTTACTTTTCTTGCCCGAGCATCCTCCAAGACGGCAAATACCAGACTTACTTCTCTTTCTCGCCAATTTTCAGCAACGTCTTTCAGCATGGCGCCAATCCCTAAGGAGTGTGACTTTTTGGTcattggtggtggtagtggtggtTTGGCTACGGCCAGAAAAGCAAGTGGTGTTTATGGTGTGAAGACTATTGCCGTGGAGAGTAAGAGACTTGGTGGTACTTGTGTTAATGTTGG CTGTGTACCCAAGAAAGTTACATTCAACGCCGCCGCAATTGCAGAAGCCATCCACGAGTCCAAAGCCTACGGATTCTCGGTCGAGACCACCGCACCATTCAATTGGTCATACTTCAAGAACAAGAGAGATGCATACATCAAGAGATTGAATGGCATTTACGAGAGAAATCTCGGCAATGATAAAGTAGAATATATTCACGGCTACGCATCTTTGACTGGAAAAAATGAAGCAGAGGTTACATTGGATGATGGTACCAAGCAAATAATCAAGGCCAAGAAGATTCTTTTGGCAGTTGGAGGCCGTCCTACTGTTCCCAAGGGTATTCCCGGTGCAGAGTACGGTGTTGATAGTGATGGATTTTTCGATATTGAGAGACAACCCAAGAAGGTCGCTTTGGTTGGTGCTGGATATATTGCTGTTGAGTTTGCAGGCATGTTCAACGCTCTTGGTACGGAAACTCATTTGTTCATCCGTCATGACAAGTTTCTCCGAAGCTTCGATCCTATGGTTCAAGAAGCTATCACAAATGAATATGAACGCTTGGGCGTTAAATTGCACAAGAACTCTAGCCAGAGCAAAATAGAAAAGGATGAGAAGACTGGTAAATTGACCATCCACTACGAGGATTCCAATGGAAAGGGTGTTCTCGAAGATGTGGATGATTTGATCTGGGGTATTGGAAGATCTCCAGAAGTTGAGAGACTCGGCTTGGACAAAGCAGGCGTCAAACAAAACGAAAGAGGTCAAATCATCGCTGATGAATACCAAAACACCAATGTCGAAAGCATCTACTCTTTAGGCGATGTAGTCGGCAAGGTTGAATTAACCCCCGTAGCCATTGCCGCCGGTCGCAAACTCGCCGATCGTCTATTCGGAGGCCCTCAATTTAAGGACTCAAAACTCGACTACGATAATGTTCCTTCTGTCGTTTTTGCCCATCCAGAAGTTGGTTCAATCGGTCTCACCGAACCGGAAGCTATTGAACGCtatggaaaggaaaatattAAATGCTACAATACTAGTTTCACAGCAATGTATTACGCGATGATGGAACCGGAAGATAAGGCTCCAACTAAGTATAAGTTGGTCTGTAAACTACCTGAGGAGAAGGTCGTTGGTCTTCATATCTTGGGATTGGGCAGTGGTGAGATGTTGCAAGGCTTTGGAGTGGCTATCAAGATGGGAGCTACAAAGAAGGATTTCGATAGCTGTGTGGCCATTCATCCTACTAGTGCCGAGGAGTTGGTTACAATGAAGTAG
- the Bccex1 gene encoding Bccex1: MDFLKSAVASAISKGPPFPYTFGDQVDIEQSIWKLYNGTRREDGSNCSIFSFDVSANKSRLPLAKNAVKKLRTLRHPGVIKVLDTVETDTYIYIATERVVPLRWHIKRKSMSPETLKWGLFSIAQTIKFINDEATSVHGMLRVGSIYTSESGEWRVGGFEVLSNMNDTEAIIYNYGSLVPDARRYTPPELANTGWDSIKKHPIYATDSYNFGTLIFEVFNGDFTGGDQAGQTKNIPPTMQSSYKRLVNSNPKARLSVGHFLEQGRRSGGFFETPLIKLTEGVDNLGMKTETEREEFLSDLDELSNDFPEDYFKMKILPELLKSVEFGGGGPKVFSVVMKISTKLTDDDFEAKVTPVVVRLFSSPDRAIRVCLLDNLPLMIDRLPQKVVNDKIFPQMVTGFTDLAPVVREQTVKAVLTIIGKLSDRTINGELLKYLAKTSNDEQPGIRTNTTICLGKIAKNLGVSTRSKVLIAAFTRSLRDPFVHARNAALLALAVTADSFSDDDCANRILPALCPCLIDKEKLIRDQTNKTMDVYLQRIRKSAATMPDTALPPPTTSEAASSSTPRMSTPQPSDAGASWAGWAISSFTNKVAAATGEIQPSSGAVTPDARPTSARQENEARHSTQSASALHRQAVTSPAVAPANTPSASHSYFGDANAGEDDTEAWGDMEEDAFFDAPSESASKNVIAPSSTATPFEDDGEPDFAGWLAAQQKKPAQKSLPKGLAKPAAKTNGRPLSSSRTTTTSSLGAKKAPSVATKPVVAKKIDTAPKATDEDADWGDGW, from the exons ATGGATTTCTTGAAGTCTGCAGTCGCATCTGCGATATCGAAGGGACCTCCATTCCCCTACACATTCGGGGATCAGGTTGATATAGAGCAATCCATATGGAAGTTATACAATGGAACTAGAAGG GAAGACGGTTCTAATTGTAGTATATTCTCCTTCGATGTTAGCGCGAACAAGTCTCGATTACCCCTAGCCAAAAATGCTGTTAAGAAGCTTCGAACGTTACGACATCCTGGGGTTATCAAAGTGCTGGACACGGTTGAG ACCGACACATACATTTATATTGCTACTGAGAGAGTGGTTCCTTTGAGATGGcatatcaagagaaagagtaTGAGCCCGGAGACATTGAAATGGGGATTATTTAGCATAGCA CAAACAATTAAATTTATCAATGACGAAGCGACATCCGTCCACGGAATGCTTCGAGTAGGATCAATTTACACAAGTGAGAGCGGGGAGTGGAGAGTTGGAGGATTCGAGGTTTTAAGCAATATGAATGATACAGAGGCAATCATTTAC AACTACGGCAGTCTTGTACCCGATGCCAGACGATACACTCCACCAGAATTGGCGAATACTGGCTGGGATTCTATCAAGAAACACCCAATATATGCGACTGATTCTTATAATTTTGgaactttgatttttgaagtcTTCAATGGAGATTTCACCGGGGGTGATCAAGCCGGCCAGACGAAGAACATTCCTCCCACTATGCAGTCAAGCTATAAACGTTTAGTTAATAGCAATCCCAAAGCTCGACTAAGCGTTGGTCATTTTCTTGAGCAAGGTCGTCGAAGTGGAGGGTTTTTTGAGACTCCCCTCATCAAGCTTACTGAAGGGGTAGATAATCTGGGAATGAAAACTGAAACTGAACGAGAAGAGTTCTTGAG CGACCTTGATGAGCTTTCAAACGACTTCCCGGAGGATTATTTCAAGATGAAGATCCTTCCAGAGTTACTGAAATCTGTTGAatttggaggtggtggacCAAAAGTCTTCAGTGTTGTTATGAAGATCAGCACTAAGCTCACAGATGACGATTTTGAAGCAAAGGTCACACCTGTCGTCGTTCGGCTGTTTAGCAGTCCTGACAGAGCCATTCGAGTGTGTCTTTTGGACAATCTTCCCCTTATGATTGATCGACTACCACAGAAAGTGGTCAATGATAAAATCTTTCCCCAAATG GTCACTGGCTTTACGGATCTTGCACCGGTAGTACGAGAGCAGACAGTCAAAGCAGTATTGACAATTATTGGGAAACTATCAGACCGGACAATTAATGgagaattattgaaatatttagCCAAAACTTCTAACGATGAACAACCTGGTATTCGAACAAACACGACAATCTGTTTGGGCAAAATTGCCAAGAATCTAGGAGTTAGCACGAGATCAAAGGTGTTAATCGCCGCTTTCACAAGGTCCCTTCGCGATCCATTCGTTCATGCTAGAAATGCAGCCTTACTTGCATTAGCTGTTACAGCCGACTCATTcagtgatgatgattgcGCTAATCGCATATTACCGGCGTTATGTCCTTGTCTAATAGACAAGGAGAAACTCATTCGAGACCAAACAAACAAGACAATGGATGTTTACCTGCAGCGTATTCGTAAGTCTGCTGCCACAATGCCTGATACTGCCTTACCACCGCCTACCACAAGCGAAGCTGCTTCATCATCTACACCTCGAATGAGTACGCCACAGCCTAGTGATGCAGGTGCGTCATGGGCAGGCTGGGctatttcttcattcacCAATAAAGTAGCTGCTGCTACTGGTGAAATTCAACCATCGAGTGGTGCTGTGACTCCAGACGCACGTCCGACATCAGCACGacaagaaaatgaagctCGTCATTCAACTCAGTCGGCATCGGCTTTGCATCGCCAAGCGGTAACTTCACCAGCTGTCGCACCAGCTAACACGCCTTCAGCCAGTCACTCTTATTTCGGAGATGCGAACGCAGGAGAGGACGATACAGAAGCATGGGGTgatatggaagaagatgcCTTTTTCGATGCTCCTAGTGAATCTGCATCAAAAAATGTTATAGCCCCTTCTTCGACTGCAACCCCCTTTGAAGATGACGGCGAACCGGATTTCGCGGGTTGGTTAGCAGCCCAGCAAAAGAAACCAGCTCAAAAGTCATTGCCAAAAGGCTTGGCCAAGCCCGCAGCGAAGACAAATGGGAGACCTTTATCATCGTCAAGAACTACTACGACTAGTTCTTTGGGAGCGAAAAAAGCGCCTTCTGTAGCTACTAAGCCAGTTGTGGCTAAGAAAATAGATACAGCCCCAAAAGCTACAGATGAGGATGCTGATTGGGGAGATGGTTGGTAG
- the Bcsog2 gene encoding Bcsog2: protein MGPTGPPLGAAIMSSGRPKFENGMPAPSPGPRPQNLSASRRGPTLRHAQSNSSLSSKVPPSQGQVVALVRESMNKALEENIVKAAESSAVSNELKPGVTIDLSHRRIQRFPEEVVDIIKVELVRLALSHNEIQTFPARFAECTSLRYLNLRNNIIREFPPAICQLNFLEILDLGRNKLRTLPPDIINLSSLKVLSVQRNRIEELPLCVADMTSLQILKLDGNPLRFPPKEILQAQALNSPNGGPFPEGEIDDLTVTTQIKRFLRSKAMGRPETESGGEESSEGTETPRPTMKRVVSGRFPIKVDGVPPSPAQPRPPPIPSRSHQRGFSQQNAALRRPGVMPLTIGSTNERVRSNSEGLLQANRDRPDRSSTDRSRRMGIVSRKAAELGTVDETNKSNRYSLHNRGLSHGSAMQGNGTGSNGNTTSPASPADSAGQRATYVRRLSSLPERKRESTSPDPIIEGAKGVLYALFQVHPLIETLIGLVRNPGEKKSTLERVFYNAKTHVEELDQDVQRYDSYSEEDEEASPRSNENVKRACLTCVGAYIHVCAQLSQNVEILLINGDPRYIRTLLLQLYGSVAEVRNAGASLFPPGQSRSGRYPRSNHEAGYPIRDRSVTPTRERPGTNFRTRSATVIQHSNNLRVAIDAPPPFVGGNGRSATMTSATPRSGESFGSTGTSGRMAGDFTEEDKIFEKIFLRLQQTSEMALKTLPNVNAHFLGSMQKSAISSNAEHGKQYWQVLIHKCTHALYIADALKSRLSQIKLKDPEIREQKGFWEICWAMVDSYLDLVTKVREVKGVISFIPNEIIVLLRPLQKAIKETGTMITASPWGFLANRQANGVSNGSYTTQSPASQVPLPMTPQSAALGPAVQATVPSTPQSVSFGAMFNGNVYERADTYLSNGSRAGTMTSQLGVNDGPTIMLSPSHYMNNRFNSNGKVAF, encoded by the exons ATGGGTCCCACTGGTCCTCCCCTTGGAGCAGCAATAATGTCGTCAGGTCGGCCTAAATTCGAAAATGGCATGCCAGCTCCAAGTCCGGGTCCTAGACCACAAAATCTGAGCGCATCTCGACGTGGTCCTACCCTTCGGCATGCTCAGTCGAACTCTTCGCTATCTTCCAAAGTTCCGCCATCGCAAGGGCAAGTCGTCGCCTTAGTACGGGAATCTATGAATAAGGCTTTGGAGGAGAATATAGTGAAAGCTGCAGAGTCGAGCGCTGTCAGCAACGAGCTGAAGCCAGGAGTCACAATTGATTTGAGCCATAGACGTATACAAAGATTTCCGGAAGAGGTTGTCGACATCATAAAAGTCGAGCTCGTACg ACTTGCGTTATCCCACAACGAGATCCAAACATTCCCCGCCAGGTTCGCAGAATGTACCTCGTTACGATATCTGAACCTTCGAAACAATATCATTCGAGAATTCCCACCAGCA ATATGCCAGTTAAACTTCCTCGAAATTCTCGACCTCGGACGAAATAAGCTACGGACTCTGCCACCAGACATTATAAATTTGTCATCATTGAAAGTTTTGTCCGTTCAAAGGAACAGGATTGAGGAACTTCCTTTATGTGTAGCAGATATGAcatctcttcaaatcctGAAATTGGATGGGAATCCCCTGAGATTCCCGCCTAAAGAGATTCTTCAAGCGCAAGCTCTAAACTCTCCTAACGGCGGTCCTTTCCCAGAAGGTGAGATAGATGATCTTACTGTCACAACACAGATCAAGAGATTCTTGAGGTCCAAAGCCATGGGTCGACCCGAAACCGAATCTGGCGGAGAAGAATCAAGTGAGGGTACCGAGACTCCACGGCCTACTATGAAGCGTGTTGTGAGTGGTCGTTTCCCCATAAAGGTCGACGGCGTTCCCCCATCGCCAGCTCAACCTCGACCACCTCCTATACCTTCTAGATCACACCAAAGAGGCTTCTCGCAACAAAACGCAGCGCTCCGACGACCTGGCGTAATGCCTCTCACAATTGGAAGCACGAATGAAAGGGTTCGCAGCAACAGCGAGGGCCTTTTACAGGCTAATCGCGATCGACCGGACCGCTCTTCAACGGATCGCTCACGACGAATGGGTATTGTTTCAAGGAAAGCGGCGGAGTTAGGGACGGTCGACGAGACGAACAAATCGAATCGTTACAGTCTTCACAACAGGGGTCTCAGTCATGGATCTGCAATGCAGGGTAATGGTACTGGGTCTAATGGCAATACGACTAGCCCAGCAAGCCCGGCAGATTCGGCGGGCCAGAGAGCAACCTACGTCCGCCGCTTATCAAGCTTACCGGAACGCAAACGAGAATCTACTTCCCCAGATCCTATTATTGAAGGGGCTAAAGGTGTATTGTACGCTTTGTTTCAAGTCCATCCTCTTATTGAAACCCTGATCGGTCTGGTTCGGAATCCTGGCGAGAAGAAGTCAACGTTAGAGAGGGTATTTTACAACGCCAAAACACATGTAGAAGAGCTAGATCAGGATGTTCAACGTTATGATTCTTACTCGgaggaagacgaggaagCTTCTCCCCGATCAAACGAAAACGTGAAACGTGCCTGTTTGACTTGTGTCGGTGCATACATTCACGTGTGTGCTCAATTATCACAAAATGTCGAAATTCTTCTTATTAATGGCGACCCTCGATATATTCGGACGCTACTACTTCAATTATACGGAAGCGTAGCGGAAGTACGAAATGCTGGCGCGAGCTTGTTTCCTCCTGGACAAAGCCGATCTGGTAGATATCCACGAAGTAATCACGAGGCAGGATATCCAATCAGAGACAGATCAGTTACTCCGACACGAGAGAGGCCTGGCACAAACTTTAGAACGAGAAGTGCTACTGTCATTCAACATTCAAATAATCTACGAGTAGCGATAGATGCTCCCCCACCATTTGTCGGTGGAAATGGGCGCTCTGCAACTATGACAAGCGCTACGCCACGCTCTGGAGAATCATTCGGTTCGACAGGCACCAGTGGGCGTATGGCGGGAGACTTTACCGAGGAGGATAAAATCTTCgaaaaaatatttcttcgCCTACAGCAAACATCAGAAATGGCCCTCAAAACTCTTCCAAATGTTAACGCCCATTTCCTCGGATCCATGCAAAAGAGTGCAATTTCAAGTAATGCAGAGCACGGTAAACAGTATTGGCAAGTATTAATACACAAATGCACGCACGCGTTGTACATAGCGGATGCGCTTAAATCTCGCCTATCACAAATTAAATTGAAGGATCCTGAAATCAGAGAACAAAAGGGGTTCTGGGAGATATGTTGGGCAATGGTAGAT TCATACCTTGATTTAGTTACCAAGGTCAGGGAAGTGAAAGGCGTAATCAGCTTCATCCCAAATGAAATTATTGTTCTTCTCAGACCTCTTCAAAAGGCCATCAAAGAAACAGGTACAATGATTACGGCATCACCATGGGGTTTCTTGGCAAATAGACAAGCAAATGGCGTTTCGAATGGCTCATATACAACACAATCACCTGCCTCCCAAGTCCCCTTACCGATGACTCCTCAGAGTGCAGCATTGGGACCAGCAGTTCAAGCAACTGTTCCATCCACCCCACAGAGTGTTTCTTTTGGTGCAATGTTTAATGGCAATGTTTATGAGCGCGCGGATACTTACTTGTCAAATGGATCAAGAGCTGGTACCATGACTTCTCAGTTGGGTGTTAATGATGGACCGACTATCATGTTAAGCCCATCGCATTATATGAATAATCGGTTTAATAGTAATGGGAAAGTAGCCTTTTGA